One window of the Dendropsophus ebraccatus isolate aDenEbr1 chromosome 12, aDenEbr1.pat, whole genome shotgun sequence genome contains the following:
- the LOC138768994 gene encoding chemerin-like receptor 1 has protein sequence MENITAASPTSNVTLLNGTSHNTTEEFYDDFEDDATSHLNYFTLVVYSLAFLLGTTGNGLVIWITIFKMKKTVNVIWFLNLSIADFTFTLFLPLSIVYLANDLNWVFGTFMCKLNSTIAFINLFASVFLLTVISIDRCVSVIFPVWSQNHRTPRLALFVVTAVWILAIILSLPFFVFRDVLEYDDGTHVCYNNYALGDSNPDIGKSRHKGTIVYRFIFGFIIPFTIIVMCYSVIVFRIRRNHMTTSTKPFTVIIAVIVSFFICWVPYHIFSFLELHVLSQYDDYLSHVLRVGIPLSSSLAFMNSCVNPFLYVFIGRDFKEKFSQSMHSIFERAFNEDSVNRELKSKTKSTCDSQLV, from the coding sequence ATGGAGAACATCACAGCAGCGTCTCCCACCTCCAATGTTACACTCCTGAATGGCACTTCTCACAATACCACTGAAGAATTTTACGATGACTTTGAGGACGATGCAACATCCCATCTGAATTACTTCACTTTGGTGGTCTATTCTTTGGCTTTCCTACTAGGAACTACTGGGAATGGCCTGGTCATCTGGATCACTATCTTCAAGATGAAGAAGACCGTGAATGTCATCTGGTTTCTTAATTTGTCAATCGCTGACTTCACCTTCACCTTGTTTCTGCCCTTGAGCATAGTTTACCTGGCCAATGACTTAAACTGGGTCTTCGGGACCTTCATGTGCAAGCTGAACAGTACCATAGCCTTCATAAACCTGTTTGCAAGCGTCTTCCTGCTCACCGTCATCAGTATAGATCGTTGTGTCTCTGTCATCTTCCCAGTATGGTCCCAAAACCACCGAACACCAAGACTGGCTTTATTTGTTGTCACGGCTGTTTGGATCCTGGCTATTATACTCAGCTTACCGTTCTTTGTATTTCGAGACGTCTTGGAGTACGACGATGGCACCCACGTCTGCTATAACAACTATGCACTTGGAGACTCAAATCCCGACATTGGCAAATCCCGTCACAAGGGAACAATCGTATACAGATTCATCTTCGGATTTATTATTCCTTTCACCATTATTGTCATGTGTTATTCTGTGATTGTCTTCCGTATCCGACGAAACCACATGACCACCTCTACCAAGCCCTTCACAGTCATCATCGCTGTCATAGTTTCTTTCTTCATCTGTTGGGTTCCTTATCATATCTTCTCCTTCCTGGAATTGCATGTACTTTCTCAGTATGATGATTATCTGTCTCATGTATTACGTGTTGGGATTCCTCTCTCCTCCAGCCTGGCCTTCATGAACAGCTGTGTCAATCCTTTTCTCTATGTTTTTATTGGTCGAGACTTTAAGGAAAAATTCTCTCAGTCCATGCACTCCATATTCGAGAGAGCTTTCAATGAGGACTCAGTGAATAGAGAGCTCAAGAGCAAGACCAAGTCTACATGTGACTCCCAGCTGGTCTAG